The following proteins are encoded in a genomic region of Vibrio sinaloensis:
- a CDS encoding hemolysin family protein yields the protein MSLLENLSVIMALILISCFFSMSEISLAAARKIRLRQLADDGDHRATLVLGLQTHPGNFFTVVQIGLNAVAIMGGIVGESAFTPYIAAILSHWLPATWIAQTSFVLSFTLVTSLFILFADLMPKRIAMAMPETVALTLVKPLLVCILVLKPIVLVFNGLATLIFRLLRVPAERNDDITSDDIYAVMDAGAEAGVLDSNEQQMMESVFQMQSIPVTSAMTPREDIAFLSLSDDETMLKRKIADNPHHKFLVCDGQLDAIKGYVNSTELLIRLINEQTLDLKSSSVVQTCPIIPDTLSLSEALDYFKTQRVDFAVVMNEYALVLGVVTFNDLQSAVMGSWVLAEGEEQIVARDEHSWLVDGVTPITDVMRTLQIDELPHSQNYETIAGFMMFMLKKIPRRTDSVTFSGYKFEVVDIDDYKVDQLLVTRVEHGNDDK from the coding sequence ATGAGTCTACTTGAAAACCTTTCCGTGATTATGGCGCTGATCTTAATCAGTTGCTTTTTTTCGATGTCAGAAATCTCTTTAGCCGCTGCGAGAAAGATTCGTTTGCGTCAACTTGCAGACGATGGCGATCACCGAGCCACTTTAGTACTTGGCCTACAAACCCACCCAGGCAACTTCTTTACCGTGGTGCAAATCGGTCTCAACGCCGTAGCTATCATGGGCGGTATTGTCGGGGAGTCTGCATTTACCCCTTATATTGCGGCCATACTGAGCCACTGGCTACCAGCCACGTGGATTGCACAGACGAGCTTCGTGCTCTCTTTTACCTTAGTCACCAGCTTGTTTATTCTGTTTGCAGACCTGATGCCGAAACGTATTGCGATGGCAATGCCAGAAACCGTTGCTTTAACTCTGGTTAAGCCGCTATTGGTGTGCATTTTGGTTCTCAAGCCGATCGTACTGGTCTTTAACGGCTTGGCGACACTGATTTTCCGCCTATTGCGCGTTCCAGCAGAGCGAAATGATGACATTACCAGTGATGATATCTACGCGGTGATGGATGCCGGCGCAGAAGCTGGCGTTCTCGATTCCAACGAGCAGCAAATGATGGAAAGCGTGTTTCAAATGCAATCCATCCCTGTGACTTCCGCGATGACGCCACGTGAAGACATCGCCTTTCTTTCACTTAGCGACGATGAAACCATGCTCAAACGTAAAATCGCCGACAACCCGCATCACAAGTTTCTCGTGTGCGATGGACAACTCGATGCGATAAAAGGCTATGTCAATTCAACCGAGCTCTTGATCCGGTTAATCAATGAACAGACGCTGGATCTAAAAAGCAGCAGTGTGGTGCAAACTTGCCCGATCATCCCGGACACTTTGAGCTTATCCGAAGCCTTGGACTACTTTAAAACCCAGCGAGTCGACTTCGCAGTGGTGATGAACGAATATGCGCTCGTGCTTGGCGTTGTCACATTTAATGATTTACAAAGCGCCGTGATGGGTAGTTGGGTGTTGGCTGAAGGTGAAGAGCAAATTGTCGCCCGTGATGAACACTCTTGGTTGGTCGATGGCGTCACACCGATCACCGATGTGATGCGAACGCTTCAAATAGACGAGTTACCGCACTCACAAAACTACGAAACCATAGCCGGTTTTATGATGTTTATGTTGAAAAAAATCCCGCGTCGCACTGACTCGGTCACCTTTTCTGGCTACAAATTTGAGGTGGTTGACATCGATGACTACAAGGTGGACCAATTACTGGTTACTCGAGTAGAGCATGGAAATGACGATAAATAA
- a CDS encoding LysR family transcriptional regulator, translating to MRTKSDDLEILLAVVDCGGFTAAAENLDLQVARVSRAVSKVESQLGVTILNRTTRRIELTDEGRQFVESVRIGLMQLQQAEDDIISRGELPKGRLRVDAASPFVFHQLVPLVQPFNQAYPDIELELTSNEGYVDLLEKKTDIAIRIGTLNDSTLHARPLGRSLLYIVASPDYLAKRGFPNKSSDLAHHDTIGFSMPKTLNEWPLRGFERLTPTLVSSNGETVRQLALMGNGIACLSGFMVKKDIAEGRLIALLESEKISPSNREQINAVYYKSSTVAMRISAFIDFIQPKLDL from the coding sequence ATGCGGACGAAATCGGATGATCTAGAAATTCTACTGGCTGTGGTCGATTGTGGCGGTTTTACGGCCGCGGCAGAGAACTTAGATCTACAGGTGGCGCGAGTGTCACGGGCAGTGAGCAAGGTGGAAAGCCAGCTTGGGGTGACGATATTAAACCGCACCACGCGACGAATCGAACTGACCGATGAGGGCCGACAATTTGTTGAGTCGGTTCGAATTGGCTTGATGCAGCTACAGCAAGCCGAAGATGACATTATCTCTCGCGGCGAACTACCTAAAGGGCGTTTGCGCGTAGATGCCGCTAGTCCATTTGTGTTTCATCAGCTCGTCCCGCTCGTGCAGCCGTTTAATCAAGCGTATCCGGATATTGAGTTGGAGTTAACCTCCAATGAAGGTTATGTCGATTTGCTAGAGAAGAAGACCGATATCGCAATTCGAATTGGCACATTAAATGATTCAACCTTGCATGCAAGGCCGCTCGGCAGAAGCTTGCTATACATTGTGGCTTCACCTGACTATCTCGCAAAGCGTGGCTTTCCAAATAAAAGCAGTGATCTCGCTCATCACGATACGATCGGATTTTCAATGCCAAAGACACTCAACGAGTGGCCTCTCAGGGGATTTGAACGCCTGACACCAACGCTGGTCTCAAGTAATGGCGAGACGGTGCGACAACTCGCACTGATGGGCAATGGGATAGCCTGTTTATCCGGGTTTATGGTGAAGAAAGACATAGCTGAGGGCAGATTAATTGCGTTGCTTGAAAGCGAAAAGATCAGCCCCTCCAACCGAGAGCAAATCAATGCGGTCTACTACAAGTCCTCTACTGTTGCCATGAGAATTTCGGCCTTCATCGACTTCATTCAACCGAAATTAGACCTGTAA
- a CDS encoding MFS transporter: MPLALLALTLSAFAIGTTEFVIVGLIPTMASDLNVSLPSAGLLVSLYALGVAVGAPVLTALTGKWNRKHVLITVMSLFVVGNLLAWQAPGYNTLVVARILTGLAHGVFFSIGSTIATGLVTKEKAASAIAIMFTGLTVALVTGVPLGTYIGQTFGWQSTFLVVALLGLIALIGSAFLVPSNLKQPAAAKLSSQLKVLTQPRLLLVYAITALGYGGTFTAFTFLAPILQQETGFNANAISLIMLVYGVSVAIGNIWGGKMADTMGPIKALTIIFAGLATILVVFNFTAVNPIAAVLTILVWGAFAFGNVPGLQVYVVNLAEKFTPDAVDVASGLNIAAFNVGIALGSWGGGMIVSQMGLMHTPWIGALIVIVALVLTRISGRLDTRSEKQCIDLNTHQYQS, translated from the coding sequence ATGCCACTAGCACTTCTCGCATTGACGCTCAGCGCCTTTGCTATTGGAACCACAGAGTTTGTGATCGTGGGATTGATCCCGACCATGGCTTCGGACCTAAACGTCTCACTACCATCAGCTGGATTATTGGTGAGCCTGTACGCCCTTGGTGTTGCCGTCGGCGCACCTGTGTTAACCGCACTAACAGGAAAATGGAACCGTAAACACGTTCTCATTACGGTTATGTCGCTATTTGTGGTAGGTAACTTACTGGCATGGCAAGCACCAGGTTACAACACCCTTGTTGTTGCTCGAATTCTGACTGGTTTGGCCCATGGTGTGTTTTTCTCTATCGGCTCGACCATTGCCACTGGCCTGGTTACCAAAGAGAAAGCCGCAAGCGCAATTGCGATTATGTTCACTGGATTAACCGTGGCACTCGTCACCGGCGTGCCGCTTGGCACTTATATCGGCCAAACCTTTGGCTGGCAATCAACGTTTCTCGTTGTTGCTTTGTTGGGGCTCATTGCGTTGATTGGCAGCGCCTTCTTAGTGCCAAGCAACCTAAAACAACCCGCCGCGGCTAAGCTTTCATCGCAGCTAAAAGTGCTCACTCAACCTAGATTACTGTTAGTTTATGCAATCACTGCGCTCGGCTACGGCGGTACCTTTACTGCGTTCACTTTCCTCGCACCCATTTTGCAACAAGAGACTGGATTTAACGCCAATGCTATCAGCCTAATCATGCTGGTATATGGTGTCTCTGTAGCCATTGGTAATATTTGGGGCGGAAAGATGGCTGATACGATGGGGCCGATAAAAGCGCTAACGATTATTTTTGCCGGACTTGCTACCATTTTGGTTGTGTTTAACTTTACAGCGGTTAACCCCATCGCAGCGGTGTTGACCATCTTGGTTTGGGGCGCTTTTGCATTCGGCAACGTGCCTGGATTGCAAGTCTACGTGGTCAATCTCGCTGAAAAGTTCACCCCCGATGCGGTAGACGTCGCCTCTGGTCTAAATATTGCGGCGTTTAACGTGGGTATTGCTCTCGGATCTTGGGGCGGCGGTATGATTGTGTCGCAAATGGGCTTGATGCATACCCCATGGATAGGCGCCTTGATCGTAATTGTGGCGCTTGTACTGACAAGAATAAGTGGACGCCTTGATACACGTAGCGAAAAGCAATGTATCGACCTTAATACTCACCAATATCAATCATAA
- a CDS encoding YciI family protein: MKYMLLLYAAPDQEPAFGTPEFDQMMKDFAATTETFEKDGVLVGGEGLQTIETATSLRVRSGKVETMDGPFAETREHLGGYYIVDVPDLDAALRCAEIIPIAKFGTIEVRPLLDYDQAG; this comes from the coding sequence ATGAAATACATGCTTTTGCTTTACGCTGCACCGGATCAAGAGCCAGCATTTGGTACCCCCGAATTCGACCAGATGATGAAGGATTTTGCCGCGACCACAGAGACTTTCGAAAAAGATGGCGTACTGGTTGGCGGTGAAGGGTTGCAGACCATTGAAACGGCCACTTCGCTTCGGGTTAGATCCGGGAAGGTGGAAACGATGGACGGCCCCTTTGCGGAAACTCGTGAACACTTGGGCGGATACTACATCGTTGATGTTCCCGATTTGGATGCTGCATTGCGTTGCGCAGAAATCATTCCAATAGCTAAGTTTGGTACCATTGAAGTTCGTCCATTGTTGGATTACGACCAAGCAGGTTAA
- a CDS encoding RNA polymerase sigma factor: MNNASSKAIAVSHAINDVLNKDRGRLLAGLISRLDDFQLAEDALQEASIAAFKHWTRSGLPHNPTAWLLRVGLNKGIDHFRTAKREQRKAEELVDFLAFDESYHQDDTIPDERLRLIFSCCHPALEEKSRIALTLRTVCNLTTKEIAAAFLDNEQTMGQRLYRARVKLKAKGVSFSVPNEERWHDRLDTVLTTIYLIFTTGYLMETDCPRSLCQEGIFLARLLNQLRPNDPEIEAALALMLLTNARSSARISADGAMVPIEAQNTTLWDQTTIDEAHDLLANAIEKRQPGPFQIKAAIADCHMQKPSPDWHQMCLLYQSLWQFEPTPVVALNWAAVVAEAGHPDLALNKLDELKPELEDYQPWYAARAHVLRKLGQNSQAITFYKLAIEKAQSEATRKFLQLTLRELT; the protein is encoded by the coding sequence ATGAATAACGCCTCTTCAAAAGCCATCGCTGTCAGTCATGCGATTAATGATGTGTTAAACAAAGACAGAGGGCGGCTTTTGGCTGGGCTTATTTCTCGACTTGACGACTTTCAATTGGCCGAGGATGCATTGCAGGAGGCCTCGATCGCAGCGTTTAAGCACTGGACGCGATCCGGCCTACCTCACAATCCCACTGCTTGGCTGTTGAGAGTCGGTCTAAACAAGGGCATCGACCATTTTCGCACAGCAAAACGAGAGCAACGTAAAGCCGAGGAACTGGTCGATTTTCTCGCCTTTGATGAGTCATATCACCAAGACGACACCATTCCAGATGAACGTTTACGCCTTATCTTTAGCTGTTGTCACCCTGCCTTGGAAGAAAAGTCGCGTATCGCCTTAACCCTTCGCACCGTCTGCAATTTAACCACCAAGGAAATTGCCGCCGCCTTCTTGGATAACGAACAAACAATGGGACAACGATTGTATCGCGCCAGAGTAAAGCTAAAAGCGAAAGGGGTGAGTTTCTCTGTACCCAATGAAGAGAGGTGGCATGACAGACTGGACACCGTATTAACCACGATTTATTTGATATTTACCACAGGTTACCTGATGGAAACGGACTGCCCGCGTTCGTTATGCCAAGAGGGCATCTTTTTGGCCAGACTGCTCAATCAGCTTCGCCCGAATGATCCTGAAATCGAAGCGGCACTGGCTTTGATGCTACTGACCAATGCCAGAAGCTCTGCTCGCATCAGTGCCGATGGCGCTATGGTACCAATCGAAGCACAAAACACGACACTTTGGGATCAAACAACAATCGATGAAGCTCACGACTTGCTTGCTAATGCCATAGAGAAAAGACAACCCGGCCCATTCCAGATCAAAGCTGCGATTGCGGATTGTCATATGCAAAAGCCCAGCCCGGATTGGCATCAGATGTGTTTGCTCTATCAATCTCTGTGGCAGTTCGAACCAACTCCAGTTGTCGCTTTAAACTGGGCGGCAGTCGTTGCAGAGGCTGGTCACCCAGATCTTGCTCTCAACAAGTTGGACGAGCTAAAGCCCGAGCTGGAAGATTATCAACCTTGGTACGCAGCGCGAGCGCATGTTCTGAGGAAATTAGGACAGAATTCTCAAGCCATCACGTTTTATAAACTGGCGATTGAGAAGGCACAAAGTGAGGCGACACGAAAATTTCTACAGCTCACCCTGCGTGAACTGACTTAA
- a CDS encoding ion transporter, with translation MFQWIATMYRPKVPEHITSFQLAVLVLSVFVVASLAIELVFNLPPDVLQILIYVDTFICAIFFIDFVQQYRAAPSKLEYMKWGWLDLISCIPLMEMNQFARLIRVFRLVRAIKSISMISHAINENKASTSLHFMVVTSLMMMLFGSIYILYLEKDMPGANIHTAGDAFWWTFVTITTVGYGDFFPVTLEGRIVAIILITTGVGMFGSFTAVLASWIMDASDERKMEVQILEEVDTLKAELREMKALLKQQAERDD, from the coding sequence ATGTTTCAATGGATTGCTACTATGTATCGCCCCAAAGTACCGGAACACATTACCAGCTTTCAACTAGCAGTATTGGTTCTATCTGTATTTGTTGTTGCTTCCCTTGCAATTGAACTTGTCTTTAACCTGCCACCTGACGTCCTGCAAATTCTTATCTATGTTGATACATTTATTTGTGCGATTTTCTTTATTGATTTTGTTCAGCAGTACCGAGCGGCGCCGTCCAAGCTTGAGTATATGAAGTGGGGTTGGCTTGATCTGATTTCTTGCATTCCATTGATGGAGATGAATCAGTTTGCACGTTTAATTCGCGTTTTTCGTTTGGTGCGTGCGATCAAGTCTATCTCTATGATTTCTCATGCAATCAATGAAAACAAGGCTTCGACGTCACTGCATTTCATGGTGGTGACTTCGCTAATGATGATGCTGTTTGGTTCGATTTACATCCTTTATCTCGAGAAGGATATGCCGGGGGCCAACATCCATACCGCCGGTGATGCGTTTTGGTGGACGTTCGTCACTATCACTACGGTTGGCTACGGTGACTTTTTCCCGGTCACATTGGAAGGTCGCATCGTTGCCATAATATTAATTACAACCGGTGTTGGTATGTTTGGTAGTTTTACCGCGGTTTTAGCCTCATGGATTATGGACGCTTCTGACGAGCGAAAGATGGAAGTTCAGATTCTAGAAGAGGTGGATACTCTCAAAGCAGAGCTTCGGGAGATGAAAGCACTGCTAAAACAGCAAGCGGAAAGAGATGACTAG
- a CDS encoding low temperature requirement protein A, producing the protein MDLAKKHPLWRKPKHHLDAESSSDHVHWIELFYDLAHVVSIFVLGNYLSHHLGFSGFAVFAMLFIVIWFAWFDISLFNSIYVSTDVQHRYIMAAQIVTIMIMSSAIVHIGGAGWMYFALGYALNRAIISLLYFRAKTVEESERCLPSHMSRSFAIASVIFLISAFLSAPYSYMAFAVGMLVLAALYVAPRLGALNNKRFLPRFGHMAERFALLLLIVAGEGFFKLVITLAEKGIDDVVGDVFVNYAFGGLSIFVLCWIYFDFVGNGKPRDNAPNTFIKWTVSHLLLMLSAVTIGVALSAEVKIGFMDQYPFKYALIGCLGLATYLYCLLKIQNVIELRTAHRFATANVRYFGITLCFVTLVIVPFVPSIVANLLWGAALFSQILIPVRTAFKTLTREANQALD; encoded by the coding sequence ATGGATTTAGCCAAGAAACATCCATTATGGCGCAAACCCAAGCATCATCTGGATGCGGAGAGCAGCAGTGATCATGTGCACTGGATTGAGCTTTTTTACGATTTGGCTCATGTGGTATCGATTTTCGTGCTGGGAAATTACTTAAGTCATCACCTTGGCTTTAGTGGATTCGCCGTATTTGCGATGTTATTTATCGTGATTTGGTTTGCATGGTTTGACATCAGCCTTTTTAACTCGATTTATGTCAGCACTGATGTACAACACCGTTACATTATGGCTGCGCAGATTGTCACCATTATGATTATGTCATCCGCTATCGTGCATATTGGTGGCGCAGGGTGGATGTACTTTGCGCTAGGTTATGCGCTCAATCGAGCGATAATCTCGCTGCTCTATTTTAGGGCCAAAACGGTAGAAGAAAGTGAAAGATGCCTACCAAGTCATATGTCTAGAAGCTTTGCTATTGCTTCAGTCATCTTTTTAATCAGCGCGTTCCTGTCTGCGCCATACAGTTATATGGCCTTTGCAGTAGGCATGCTGGTTTTAGCCGCGTTGTATGTCGCTCCGAGATTGGGTGCACTGAACAATAAGCGCTTCTTACCACGCTTTGGACATATGGCTGAGCGCTTTGCACTGCTTTTATTGATTGTTGCAGGTGAAGGCTTCTTTAAGCTTGTTATCACCCTTGCGGAAAAAGGCATTGATGATGTGGTTGGCGACGTATTTGTTAACTACGCGTTTGGCGGCCTATCAATTTTCGTATTGTGCTGGATATATTTTGACTTTGTAGGCAATGGTAAGCCGCGCGACAACGCGCCTAACACATTCATTAAGTGGACGGTCTCTCATCTGCTTTTGATGCTGTCTGCGGTCACGATAGGCGTCGCATTGTCAGCAGAGGTCAAAATAGGTTTTATGGATCAATACCCGTTCAAATATGCATTGATAGGCTGTTTGGGCTTAGCAACTTACCTGTATTGCTTACTTAAGATTCAAAATGTTATCGAGCTTCGTACCGCCCACCGATTTGCTACTGCGAACGTTCGCTACTTTGGCATCACGCTTTGCTTCGTGACCTTGGTTATCGTGCCATTTGTTCCTTCAATCGTGGCTAACCTTCTATGGGGAGCGGCCTTGTTCTCTCAGATCCTGATCCCGGTGAGAACCGCATTTAAGACTCTGACTCGAGAGGCGAACCAAGCACTCGATTGA
- a CDS encoding NAD(P)H-dependent oxidoreductase, which produces MSNVLIINAHEPSPFSEGKLNAALVEKARTQLESKGHEVRVVTMQDDIVVDEQLANFEWADRVILQSPVNWMTIPWSFKKYMDEVFTAGMGGALCAFDGRTPEEPKKNYGTGGTRTNTKYMLSFTFNAPEESFNDDSEYLFQGRGVDDLMFHMHANFRFFGMTALPTFACYDVMKNADIENDFARFEAHLGEHF; this is translated from the coding sequence ATGAGTAACGTTCTAATCATTAACGCACACGAACCATCTCCATTTTCTGAAGGCAAACTCAATGCGGCTTTAGTTGAAAAAGCTCGCACCCAGTTAGAATCAAAGGGCCACGAAGTTCGCGTAGTGACAATGCAAGATGACATCGTCGTTGACGAGCAACTGGCGAACTTTGAATGGGCAGATCGAGTTATCCTACAGTCACCTGTCAACTGGATGACCATCCCATGGTCTTTCAAGAAATACATGGATGAAGTATTCACAGCGGGGATGGGTGGTGCGCTCTGTGCCTTTGATGGCAGAACGCCAGAAGAACCAAAGAAAAATTATGGGACAGGCGGCACTCGTACCAATACCAAATACATGCTTTCTTTCACATTCAATGCGCCAGAAGAGTCATTTAATGATGATAGCGAATACTTATTCCAAGGTCGCGGTGTGGATGATTTGATGTTCCACATGCACGCAAACTTCCGCTTCTTTGGCATGACTGCACTGCCAACATTTGCTTGCTATGACGTAATGAAAAACGCAGACATTGAGAACGACTTTGCTCGCTTTGAAGCGCACCTAGGCGAACACTTCTAA
- a CDS encoding carboxymuconolactone decarboxylase family protein yields MSTEFTYYNAETAPDESKELVAQSIKGFGMLPNLHAVLAEAPATYEAYNTAFDLFMKNTTFSPLEQQVVFMTANFENNCHYCVPGHTWMMKAGKMPDDVIEALREGTAIPDPKLQVLHDFTKALLDNRGHIGDEKLQAFFDAGFTKRQALEVLTGLSAKLISNFTNALAHTQPDAPFQKFAWTHPSER; encoded by the coding sequence ATGAGCACTGAATTTACTTACTACAATGCAGAAACGGCCCCTGATGAGTCTAAAGAACTGGTCGCTCAGTCAATAAAAGGCTTCGGTATGTTACCAAACCTGCACGCCGTTCTCGCCGAAGCGCCGGCAACCTACGAAGCATACAACACAGCTTTCGACCTGTTTATGAAGAACACAACGTTCAGTCCATTGGAGCAACAAGTGGTGTTTATGACTGCAAACTTTGAAAATAACTGTCACTACTGTGTTCCTGGTCATACATGGATGATGAAGGCCGGCAAAATGCCAGATGACGTGATTGAAGCATTGCGTGAAGGCACCGCCATTCCTGATCCGAAGCTACAAGTACTGCATGATTTTACCAAGGCACTGCTTGATAACCGTGGTCATATCGGTGATGAAAAACTGCAAGCATTCTTCGACGCTGGATTTACTAAACGTCAAGCGCTGGAAGTGCTGACTGGCTTATCTGCTAAGCTTATCTCAAACTTCACTAACGCATTGGCACACACTCAGCCGGATGCGCCATTCCAGAAGTTTGCTTGGACGCATCCTAGCGAACGTTAA
- a CDS encoding DsbA family oxidoreductase: MNNTIKLDIISDVVCPWCIIGYNHLKEAIKQLGIEDRIDIEWQPFELNPDMPAEGENLREHVARKYGSSAEESKNARIRIASIGAEHGFKFNYFDDMKMVNTFDAHVLLDYAKSLGKQTELKIRLFIAFFSEQKDVSDREMLKQELISVGLDPEEGMRWLNDAQRRSSIRSTEKQWQKMGVSSVPTVIFNREHGVSGAHPVEGYKQILAELMAQAN; this comes from the coding sequence ATGAATAATACCATTAAGCTCGACATTATTAGTGATGTTGTCTGTCCGTGGTGCATCATCGGATACAACCATTTAAAAGAGGCTATCAAACAGCTTGGCATTGAAGATCGCATCGATATTGAGTGGCAGCCTTTTGAATTGAACCCTGATATGCCTGCTGAAGGTGAAAACCTTCGAGAGCACGTTGCTCGTAAATACGGCAGTAGCGCAGAGGAAAGTAAGAACGCGCGTATTCGTATCGCCAGTATTGGTGCGGAGCATGGCTTCAAGTTTAACTACTTTGATGACATGAAAATGGTGAATACGTTTGATGCGCACGTCCTTCTTGATTACGCCAAGAGTTTGGGCAAGCAGACTGAACTAAAAATACGTTTATTTATCGCATTTTTCAGTGAGCAAAAAGACGTCTCTGACCGTGAAATGCTCAAGCAAGAGCTCATCTCAGTAGGCCTTGACCCTGAAGAAGGAATGCGCTGGCTAAATGATGCGCAGCGACGCAGCTCAATCCGTAGTACAGAGAAACAGTGGCAAAAAATGGGCGTATCGAGTGTGCCAACGGTGATTTTCAATAGAGAACATGGCGTTTCTGGCGCGCATCCCGTAGAAGGCTACAAACAGATCTTAGCTGAATTAATGGCTCAGGCAAATTAA
- a CDS encoding redoxin domain-containing protein → MTYSQKLKAGDAFPTLEATKLDGTKVKLGQPQGDATWQAVFVYRGKHCPLCTKYLNEIETYKQAFSEAGVDILAVSGDSKQQLEQHLEKLDISFPIAYGLTEQQMKTLGLYISLPRSEAETDHNFAEPGLFVVNEHSNLHVVDLSNNPFVRPELGALTRGLAWIRNPENHYPIRGTLDY, encoded by the coding sequence ATGACATACTCACAAAAACTCAAAGCGGGTGACGCTTTTCCTACATTAGAGGCAACAAAGCTTGATGGAACCAAAGTCAAGCTAGGTCAACCTCAAGGTGATGCAACATGGCAAGCAGTATTTGTCTATCGTGGTAAACATTGCCCACTTTGCACCAAGTACCTCAATGAAATTGAGACCTATAAACAGGCCTTTAGTGAGGCGGGCGTTGATATTCTGGCTGTCTCTGGTGACTCGAAGCAACAATTGGAGCAACACCTAGAAAAGCTCGATATCAGTTTTCCAATCGCCTATGGTCTTACTGAGCAACAAATGAAGACTCTGGGGCTCTACATATCACTACCACGCTCCGAAGCTGAAACCGACCATAACTTTGCAGAGCCGGGGTTGTTTGTGGTCAATGAACACAGCAATCTGCACGTGGTTGACCTATCCAATAACCCGTTTGTCAGACCTGAGCTCGGTGCCCTGACCCGAGGTTTGGCATGGATTCGTAACCCAGAAAATCACTACCCTATCCGTGGCACACTAGACTACTGA
- a CDS encoding winged helix-turn-helix transcriptional regulator, producing MKAKVEVDPKGRKSVVDACTEPCAIEKGMRILGSKWKGSIIYHLKDGPVRFNDLSRMLGGASKKMVDQRLKELESENMVIRRVLNEKPLAVSYELTEFGRSALTILDELRKWSESNNVQLK from the coding sequence ATGAAAGCAAAAGTTGAAGTTGACCCAAAAGGGCGTAAGAGCGTTGTTGATGCGTGTACCGAGCCTTGTGCGATCGAAAAAGGCATGAGGATTTTGGGCTCCAAATGGAAGGGCTCCATCATCTACCATCTGAAAGATGGCCCTGTGAGATTCAATGATCTTTCCAGAATGTTGGGAGGTGCAAGCAAGAAGATGGTTGACCAGCGTCTAAAAGAGCTGGAAAGTGAAAACATGGTGATACGCCGTGTGCTCAATGAAAAACCGCTGGCAGTCAGTTACGAACTCACCGAGTTTGGGCGCAGTGCGTTAACGATTCTCGATGAATTGAGAAAATGGTCAGAAAGCAACAATGTGCAACTCAAATAA